The Bubalus kerabau isolate K-KA32 ecotype Philippines breed swamp buffalo chromosome 21, PCC_UOA_SB_1v2, whole genome shotgun sequence DNA segment GCCAAGCGTTTGCCTGTTAGTGAAACACCAGCTTCTGCGACAGCAGCCgccggggggagggagggggccggggaggggggggcggggtgTGACAGCCCACAAGGCGGCTTCCTTGGACTGCGTGAGCACAAGCCGAGGACGTCACCCAGGAGCTTCTGAGAGAGCCACCAGACCCAAGGGCCAGCCCTTCACTCTCAGGAAGCGTTTACAACCACTCGGCCTCCTCTTCTCTAATTGCAACAGCTTCTATTTTTTCCTCCCCATGCCAGAATTTGGAGACCGAATAATTAAATCTTTCCAAgagttattattattgtcatttggCTGCGCCAAAAGGCTtgcgggatcctagttccccaaccagggactgaatgaaTCTGGGCCCTCGCTGGTCAAAGTGCTGGGTCCTAACGTGGCCGCCAGGGGAATTCACCAAAGCTGTTCTGACCTTCTGTTTGTATGGCCCCACCCAcctcctccatccacagaatgATTCTGTGGGGACTGCACTCAGGACCTCTCAGTGCAAGTAGTTTAAAAAACTCTCCTGATGGTGGCTGGTCACTCAGGTGAGGAAGCCCCTGGCCCTCTGCACACAGAGCTGGGCCATCCTTTTGCCACGCCAGGGCTCCCGCTTACTTGGTTATTGTCCCATCAATGTCGGAAATGATGACCTTGTCGTTCCAGTTCCACAGGTATATGGTCCCTGCACAGCGGCAGGTGCCTTGATACTGGGTTGTGATACTAAACACGACATCATTTGGGCCATCTTGGAGGTTCAGTTTCGCCTTTCATAAAAAGTGTAAGAATCAGCAAAATCAGAGCTTTGAAAATTAAAGGCACTTCACTTTGACAGAATTACATGCAATAATTAAGTCACACTTTCCAAGAAAATGTGGTCAGAGAAACTGCTTAAGATACAatgtttcaggatgggggacacatgtacaccagtggctgattcatgtggatatatggcaaaacccaccacaatattgaaaagtaattagcctccaaataaaattaattttaaaaagatacaaagttACATGAGAAACATCCTAATCTCtcaaaaaaaagcaaggaaaagcaacagaaaacGGTTTTGGAACAGAATCTGAACACTCCCCAAACTGCTGGTAGGTAGCGTCTCAGGACCCAGCTCTGGGAGGGTGCATCGGGGCTGCACCTGCAGCTCGGGAGCTGGGCTGAGGAACTTCGGCCTGAACTGTGTATACGGTGCCCAGGGGCCCTTCTGACCCCTGCTCCCCGgtctcctccccgccccccaggaTGCCCTGTGTACCAGAGATCCTCCTCCTTGGGGCACAGCAGGACCAATTCATACTGAACGTGGGTGAAGGTGGAGAAGTGGGAAATTGACAGAAGGGGGAGACTGCATCTAGGTAAGATGTcatttccctctggctgtggctcCCATGAGACAGAGTGGGGCCCAGAGCCAGTCTGGACGTGTCGGACTCAGGCTGGAAACACAGGTGCTCTGGTTCACTCCCAGACATGGAGACAGGAGGCCTGGGGGTGAAGGAGGGGAAAGTGCATCCCAGGGGACCCTAGGGGTCCCAGGTGGGGGGCTGCTGCTCTCCTGGACACATGTGGGCATTTACATGGCCATGTGCTGGGCCGCCTGTGAGGTGTGGGGTTGGGCAGACGGAAAGAGAGGCTTGTCAAGGTGACCAGTTACTAAGGCTCATGAGGCTGGACCCACCCAGACCACACGGGACTCACGATCTGGTCTGAGGACAGACGAAGAGACTTCTTATAGGAGGTTGTGCCACTATGGCTTGGGGGTTCTGTGGGGGCGGAGTCCACCTTGATGGACTCTTCCAGTTCCTGGGACCCTTCGTCACTCGATGAGTCATCCTCGGCCGACCTGTCAAACACAGTCTGTTATTGGAGAGGCTGAAGGACGCTTACAGACAACAGCTTTTCATTCAGGATCCGGAGCAGACAGAGAGAGAAGTCCCAGATCCACCCAGGAGGAGACCCAGGGTCCACGTTGCATGATCTACCTCCTCCACGACCAGCTAGGGtcactctcctcctcctttcttaACTGGCCAGGGTCACTCTCCTGCTATGACTGGCTGTATTCTGCTAGAACCAGTGAATGCTACCGATTCTTGCTCTGCCGATTCTTGTTGAAAGGGGTATGTATGTTTTAAAAGGTACAAATTATAGAAAATACTAACAGTGATTTAAGAAACtaacaaaaaagattttatataattctttaaaaagaagagggTAAAGAACAGGAAGATGAACCCAAGACTCAGGGATGGGAAGAGAACAGAAGATGTGATGGAGGAAGGAGCACAGTAGCAGAACCAAGAACAGGCGCATCGTGGTTCCTCCCCTCAGGCAGCCAGTCCACACGTCCAGGGCAGACTCCTCCCAGGAAACCAAAGGGGCCCGCCTCATCTCTAAGGTTCTGTCATGTCTCCTGCTGTGCCTGCCAGCCAGGCAGCAGGGCCCCCGGCACTTCAGATCTTATGATTCCCCAAGACCTGCTTCCCAGAGGCCTGCATGCCAGGGGCACCTGTCTCCACGGCTCCAGAGCAGGAGCAAGGTGCTTAGGAAGCAGCAATGAGTATCCCGACTCTAAGCTCATGATGCGTATATACAAACATAGatgtatttttggccacaccacatggctcggcttgcaggaccttagtttcctgaccaagagTTGAACTCAGGGCCCTGGCAATGAGTCTTGAGTTCtgaccactggatcgccagggaattccctaagctGATGATATTTTTCAAGAAAAGCAGAAGTTATCTGTTTAACTGAGTGGCACAATGAAGCCACTGACTGTCCACAGAACAAAAACATTTCGGACTCAGAATCATACAGATCTGTCAAGGTCACCTGCCACTGGCTGGCTCCTTGGCGCCTGACGGCCGGTCACTGGGCGGCGGGGCCTCCGCTTTCCCTTCCTTGGCCTCTGGCAGCTGGAAGGAGAGGATGACAGTGGCGATGAGCAGCTCTCGCCCGACCGTCAGGGCAAAAAGCCATCAGTGGCTCCCTCAAGGAATTAGCAAAAGTGCTATCTGAATCCacaaattaaaaatgcttaagaAACCGAGCCTCTAGTTTGAGCCAAAAGGACAGAAACCTGAGAGAGAAGTCatacgctgtgtgtgtgtgaaaagctGCTGCCACCAAGCCAGGGGCGAGGACTATGACAGGCACCAGCTCAGTCACACAACATAAGACACACGGGCCACACCCGCGAGGCCTGGGCAGGGGCCGAGGGCATGTCCCCTCCTCCCAGGGGCAGGGGCAAGCTCTGGGGGTGCGCTTGAGGTCATGGCGCGGCCCCACCCCTCACCAGCCCCGTGCCTGTGGTCCCGTGCCCGGGCCTCCCGCCAGTACACAGGAGTCCACACAGCGGCACCGCCGGGCGGTGGCGAAGGTGACAGGTGACGCACGCGCAGCACCGGTGTCTGACCTGCACGAGTAACTGTTCACACCCGGTGCCGGCTATCGTGATGGAGCACCATGGAGCccaaatgggacttccctgtgcTTGGCACTCAGCCCACCTCCAGCTCGGTTACCTGCTTGGTTATGCTCTCCCTCTTACGCCAGAACCACCAGCGGCCAGATTTCTTTGGCATCTTATCCTTGACCCAGGACTCAACTGTGGCCTGAAAACAACGAGCACAGGTTAGTCCAGCATCTCGGGCACAGGGCACTCGACCCCTCTCTACCTTCAGCCAGAGGGCGGTGACGATGCCTTGACCCACCGGCGCCCTCCGTGACgtcaggccaggtggtctggccCCTCTTAGGGGCAGGTGGGCTGCTCTCCGTTCTCTGCCCTCAAGTTATGAGGACCAATTGATGATGTCACCTTGGTGGACAGATTCCAAGCTTCAGTTTCTACGTAACAGGCTCATTAGCCACAAGCTGAAGGACCCACACTGATGCCACACTTCCGGGGGCATCTTTCCATATTAATGGGAGGAAATGTTTTTATCCTATATTTAAATAACAATCAGTGAAATCTCGCAATCTTGACACACGATCAGAAACTGGTATGAGTATCTAGTAAAAATGACGGCTACGGCAGCCCAGCCAATTGCCTAGATTTCTGGGCATGAGATAATTTGACTGATGgtattaactttataatattaagTAAAACTGAACAGCACCCAGTTCAGAGACATGCACACATGGATTCTCAAAGCGCCGTGTGCTGCAGACATTTCTGGGGAGCAACAACTCACCTTGGGCAGGCTCTTCTGGAAGACCTGAAGGCTGAGGACCATGGGGGCCGCCAGCGCCCAGCTGTAGTAACTGTGAGAGCAAAGCCAGGCAAGACCGTCAGAGAGGACAGGGCGGGAGAGGAAGCAGAATGCCATAACAAAGTCCTTATTCTTTCCAATGAAGATGTGATCAGCTCAGCTTCTTGCCACATAAGCAATCTTTGCTTCAAGCCAAACTTCTCCAAGCAGAGAAGTAGCACAACGTGTAAAACAGAGCAGCATTTCAAGCCTCACTGAAaataaagctgaagcttcactcCAAAGTCGCTGCCCATTTAGCTCATTTATAGGAAATGGCATAGTGAGAAAGAATATAATAGTTAAAAACTATATAGCACTTAGGGAAAGAAAAATCTGCAAGAATACTTAATGATTATAAACAATGAAAGAGCAAGAGTACTTACCGGTTATATATCCGTATCACAAGGTTGGGATTGTCTATGAGTCCAGGGTTTTCTGCAAATTCATGGTACGTAATGATGTGCTCCATGAATTTCTCTGTAAGGTAAGATAATTATCATCTGGTTAGAGATTACACGAATAAACATCCACCTGAGCTTATTACAATACTCTCTTCATACTGAAGTGACTACAGGATCAAAAAAGtacttcaaaacaaacaaaaaaaaaaacaggagaaagGGATAAGCTAGGGACTTTGAGGCAAACAGATGACAGATGTGAGAGGGAGGGAGATATGAAGGCCCGGGTTCACACACACTCAACTCCATAAGCAGCTAAAACTGCTGAGTTTCATTCTCACAAGCAGGCGTGAAACCCTTGACTGGCGGGCAACTTTTAACAGCATAACCGGGGAACGTTCCTGGGGTCTTACAGCCGCGAGTGCACAAGTGCCGCTACGTGAGAAAACAACCCAAGCATCTTACAGTGCTTGGAGggagagacccagcacagcagagTCTGGCTGAGGGTCTCAAGAAGAAACAAATCCGAGTTCCTGCAGAACAGGTGAGGGTCAAGCGTGACTTTCTGTCCCGTTCCCAGAGGCGATCCTCTCATTCAGAGCAAACTCCAACAACAGAGCAAACTCTCACTGGGGTTGTTCCTCCTGGTCATCTGTGTCCTGTTTACTTGCCATTTAGTCTTTTAAGTATAAATTTTACAGTTTTGCATAAACTGTATGTCCCCTCCTCCACCTCTATTTTTAAAGGGAGGGCTTAAAAGGATTATAACGTGACCTAATTTCATCCCTAGAAGGAACCACTGGCCATAACACACTCAATTTCCTGCAAAAAGTAAACAGAATTAAGAAGTGGAAAAGTGATCACCCCATGACCCCAAGAAGAAGAGGATTTAGGGAGTTCCAGCGAAGAGGCCCAGGGCAACCCAGCCTGCCACACACACAAGACAAAAGATGACGTTAGTCAGAAAATCTTTCCTTAGAGGAAAATCCATCAAGGGCCACCAGCCAAACTGAGAAAACATGAAGAGTTCAGTTTACAAAAGACCAGAAAGGCCAAAGAACTGGCTGGGACAGTCGGACACACAGGTGCTCAAGTCCCGCAGGGTTGTTGGAACCAGCCCTGCTAAGCAACCCCTTCTCGTGAGTGACTTGACTCTCCTGGGCCAACTCTCAGACAGAGTAACCCCTTCTACTTTTCCCAGAAAGACCACTCAGCAGACAGCTTTGGCAACGTGAGGCCCTCCTCTCGTGTCTCAGGCTCGGGGCTGCCAGGTCCCAGCCTGACAATTATTCCCGCAACTTCACAGAAGAGAAGGCGGCCGGGGCTGAGCTAACCCCGGGCACCCAATACATGGGGCCGCCCGAGGACCCGTCCCCAGGCCCACAGCCCTCCACCCACTGACACGCGGGGTCACCCCAACACGCACCTAAATCAGGGGCGAAGAGTCTGATGTCCAGGGGAGACCCTGCCACCTCCATGAGaccccagggctgcgttcccggCACAGCTCACCACCCAGCGCGGACGAGGCTGCCCACCCACCTTTGGAGATCTCTCCATTCTCGCTGAGGCCGCCGCACAGTGACAGGGTGACATCGGGCAGGTCCATGGCGGAGTCCGAGAGGCACTCGGTGCCGCTGTCGGCCGCCGCGCTGCCCACTGACTGGGGGGACTGGGAGCCGGACAGCGTGTCGGACTCGGGCCACTGCCGGGAGCCGGGCTCTGACTCACTGTGGGGAGAAATGCAGTGGCCATCACACCCCTGCCCTGAGCCTGACAGCCAAGCTCAGGGCTCCCTGCCCCGGACGCAGCTTCGCTTAGGCGGTGTTCAGACCCCTATCCTGGACGACACCGAGACAACCCAACAGCACTGCTGTGGAATTAACTGAACACAGTGAACACGCACACACCACTCACTCACAGCCACACGAACCATCagcgatggccattctgacttacATGAGAGTTACAAGCATTAATTTACATGACAAAAATGACAAGGTAAGAAAACCCTGATGTCTGGAAACCTGATTTTAACTTCCTACAAAAGGCTGTGGTACTATACTCCTCTCATACAAAATTGCTGTAGTCCAAGGTTGCATTATTGTTAAAAGCAAggcttttctaaattcatttgttacttcatgaaaacaaagaaattaacCAAGTAAAAATTCTCGGGAGGCTGGACACACCTCAAGAAAGAAATGCACCAAGAAACCAGAAATAAACTGTTCCTACACTGGTGAGCCCCAGAACCAAAGTCGAGGTCACTCAACGCTTTCAGTTTTCTCAACAAGGCGTGCAAGCCAGGTTTTAGAAGCCGATCCTAAAGGAAACTTTTCGTAATGGAGCATAAATTTGAGAGGAAAAGGACATGGAAATGACACCTTACATCTCTTAGTCATGAATGTTTCCTACTCTACACCTTTTGAATGGATAATGTCACTGAAATACTTGtagaattattaaattattttattcttttaaaagccAGTACATAAATGCATATCATCTCATGAAGTTACATgatctttagaaaaaaatctgaaatttgaGCAGAAGGTGGCAGCAGAGTACAGCCCAGTCACAAATAGAAAGCAGTTTCAAACACCATCATCATGTTCTGCGCTTGAGCCTCTGACGAGAAGACGCTGGTGTCTGGGACTGAGCGATGCGCAACCACAGCACAGTTTTGAGATTAATCTGATCAACAGAATGTGCTGCTAACTGGAGACGCTGAAAAAGCCAAGGCCGCCTCAGCAGCAAACGCGGCTGCTGTGCTGGGGCCCCAGCAAGGCTGACCTAAGGGTGAGACAAGCACCACGCCCTCACCCTCCTGGGCACACGGGTGGCCCCTGCAGTCAGGTGTAGCCATGTGACCAGACGACTGTGCCGTCCCTATGGACAGAAGGCGTGTGCCGCCTCCTTCCCAAGCCGGGCCCCTGAAAACTGCGCCCCCAGCAGCCCTCCCCTTTCCCTGTAGAGGCCCCACGGGGACAGCGGAGCCTCAGGATGGGAGGGGCTGGTGCTCCAGAGCCCCCGTGTGCAAGGCCCCCCCAACACCATCACATGAGCAAGAAATGAACTGCTGCGGTCAAGCCACTGAGGTTGTGAGTTTTACCAGTTACAGCAGCCGGTGTGACCCTAACCGACACCCCCACTGAATACATGGAGGACGCCGACCGACTCAACAACGGGCTGCTAGAACCACGAGACTGTGCTTCAGGGTCGAGTTCAGCTCCAGCTACAAACACCAGCTCTTCAGCCAGGGTGCCGGTGACCACGATGAGAAAACGAATGCCTGTGAGCATTCCTAAGCCTCCCTGTCTCGCTTCCAGAAACCATCACTCACGACGTGAGCGGCTACGGCCCCAGACGGTCAGGCTGTCACAGCACAGGGTCGCCCCAGCGCAGTCGTCATGCTCCCCGTGTTTTAAGAAAGGAAACTAAGAAATGTCTTACATCTGTCCCAATGTAAACAAATGATTAAGGACTAGGAAATCAGAAACAAAGAGGTAATGTCAAGATAGCTTACGTTTTAACtttctgaatgaaaataaaaaccaaaacaaaaggaCCAGTTTCAGTTCTCTCGCCTTAAAAACCCAACTACTACTCCTAACAAACGGGAGAAAGTCAGGAGGGCATTTTACGGATCCTGCAAAAATATCTGTAAAAATTAAGTATCCTCACATCAATCctgtctattttaaataaaaccttCAGATATGCTTTTCAATAATttgtttaaaagtatttaattatGTGTGACTATGGCTCAGTGTATTCAAGCCATGAGAACTTGGGGGAAAGTAAACACTGTTCTTTGTGATCAcagaatattatttaataaaatggaaTTTCCCCAAGAATGGAAATGGCCTTGGGAAAACCACCCAAATCTATCACTGCTAAGATTTTGGTGTTATTCCAAGCAGGGAGTCACAAAGGAGGAAGGGATGGCTTGGAAAGGAGGAACGGAAGTTTGGAAAGGCCCTGGAAGGGGCCCTACCAGATCCAGGCCTGTGAATAAGTGCAGCCTCACTGAAGAGTGGAGGCCCACTTTGTAAAGTGTCTTTGAATAAAGATGTATCACCTCTAAACACATAATAAAGGAAACAATGCTAATGAACAGGAAGAGCTAATCTGATGTCATGTCCATGTTACGCCCTTCCTACATGAGCTTGACAGGGGCACCTTCTCACTGTACTGAACATTTGTTCATAAATAGGTAAAACACAACACATGCACAATTTCTGGATTTTCCAAAATCTGAAGCAAGAATTCAACATAGCTGAAGGATACCAGCTCCTCGCTCCTTTTTCTAATGCTTTGCTCTGGAAACATCTAGAACATTTCAGAGTTGCCCACTCTGCAGTATAAACCCACTACCTTTTGGGGAAATACAGAGCTGCAACCTCAGGTTCCAGTGCCTTCAGGTCATCCAGGTAAATATCATCAGGCCCCTGgtgttggcttctcttgtggacacctggttttatttaaaaaaaaaaaacacatcagagATGAGAACCTGATTACTCTTCATTCACAACTGCAAAAAAACAAAGGTTTGCAAACGATAAAACCAGCCATGACTGGACCTGCGGTGTACTTTTAAAGGCGTCATCTAACCTTTCCCCACTGCTGTTTCTCACCCAGCCAGGTGAAAGAGGTCAGcactcctgttgctgctgctgctaaaagaGGTTagtactcctgctgctgctgctgctgctaagtcgcttcagttgtgtctgactctgtgcaaccccatagatggcagcccaccaggctcccccgtccctgggattctccaggcaagaacactggagtgggttgccatttccttctccaatgcatgaaagtgaaaagtgaaagtgaagtcgctcagtcgtgtccgaccctcagcgaccccattgactgcagccttcccagctcctccgtccatgggattttccaggcaagagtactggagcgggacAGCACTCCTGACAGCTATCCAATAAACACGGGCTGAGTCTCGCATTCTTTCACCTTCTCTCATGTGAATCCTGGGCCCTAAGTCATTTATACTTGAcagtttggtttctttttatatatgaacgtgcatgagtgctcagttgcttagcagtgtccgactcttgtgaccccatgaactacagcataccaggcttacctgtccttcactatctcccccagagcttgctcaaactcacatctattgaatcggtgatgctacctaaccattcattctctgctgcctgcttcttcttttgccctcaatcatttccagcacatcagggtcttttccaatgagttagctcttcataataggtggtcaaagtattcaagctacagcttcagcatcgatccttccaataaatattcagagtcaatttcctttaggactgattggtttgatctccttgcagtccaagggactctcaagagtcttctccagcactacagttcaaaagcatcaattttttgacaCCGAGCTTGCTTTATCGTACAACTCCCACATtcctatatgactactggaaaaaccatagccttgacaagatggacctttgtcagcaaagtaatctctctgctttttaatatgttgtctaggtttgtcatagcttttctttcaaggaacaagcatcttttaattttgtggctgcagtcaccatccacagtgattctggagcctaagaaaataaaatgctattgcttccactttttcctcatctatttgctatgaagtgatgggaccagatgccatgatcttagttttttgaatgttgagttttaagccatttttttcactctcctctttcaccctcatcaagaggctctttagttcctctttggtttTTGCCATTAGagcggtatcatctgcatacctgagattgttgatatttctcccagcaatcttgattccagcttgtgcttcatccagactggcattttacatgatgtactctgcacagaagttaaataagcagggtgacaatatacagccttgttgtactcttttcccaactttgaaccagtcagttgttccaagtaaagttctaactactgcttcttgaTCCGCACGcaggttctcaggaggcaggtaaggtggtctggtattcccatccctttaagaattttccagtttgttgtgatccacacagtcaaaggctttagcatagtcaatgaagcggaagtattttctgaaattcctttgcttttctttatgatccaacggatgttggcaatttgatctctgggtcctctgccttttctaaaatccagcttgtacatctggaagttctcggttcacatactgctgaagcctctcttccctggtggctcagatggtaaagaatctgcctgcaatgcaggaggcccgggttcaaaCACTGGGTCaggatgccctggaaaagggaatggcaacccactccaatattcttgcccgaggaatcccaaggacagagtagcctggtggaccacagtccacgtggccgcaaagagtcggaaaagaCTGAACAACACTTAAAGGGATTAATTTTACTCATTAATTGACTTTAATaccttcataatttttttttagagaatGCTTCTCAGCAGCCACGGCCGGGAGAGAGAGGAGGTCAGAGTTGGCTCTGGGGGTGCCCACAGTGTGATGGGGAAGCCACACTAAGCACTCCCCTATCCCCACCCTGGTGCGGCAGGTCCCGGTCGGGATGAGGGGGCCCAGTCCATCACCTGAAACCCTGGAATAATTCACTACCTAGATTCGGAGCTGCTGAGGTCAAACCAAAGCCCTGATTACCTCTCTTCTTGGAGGGCGAGTCGACCTTAGCAGCTGGTCGAGCTTCCGAGGGCGCCTCCACGAAGGGGGGTGAGGGAGGCAGGTGGCGGGCATCCAACCCTGCGGGGGGCTCCCGAGGGCCCGCTGCCAAGGCTGCCCCACCATGCTGCTTCCCTGGGGCTCGCGGCTTGGGCTTCACGATGGTGCAGACCGTTTCCCCCACCGAAGCGTCCTTCTCGACCTCACTCAGGAGGCTGTCCTCGCTGGGGATCACCCGGAAGTGGGTGTTTTCTGACGGCGTGATCATCGCTGTCCTGGGGTGATGCTCAGACCGCTCCCGTTTGCTGACCTGAAACAGGCATTGTTTCAACGTTAACTACTGTCGAAGGTGTCTGTTAACTCTGTTTCCTAACCTGGATGCTGGTGcatgtgttaattttatttataactaGCACACATTCACTAAACACATAATTTTGTATAAAACATTTCATAATTAAATAGTGGGAAAAACTATTCATTGCATTTTGTTCACTGTTATGATATTTATAAACGtgttatatttataattgttctaCTATAAAGATCTAAGAACTGGAGAAGACGGGACACGTGAACATTTCAGATGGTAGAGGAAGAACACTTGATCACTCCAGGGAATTGAGGCCTGCCTTCACTACCTCAAGGCCCTGTCACAACAACGTAAAAAGCAAAATGTGTATTTTCAAAACACTACATTTTTTGTCCTCTCAAGAAAAGCATCGTcccaattttttcttctttcactaaGAGCTGACAAAAAAGCCTTCATAATCGATTAAGTTGCCTACTTAAACTTTCAGTGGAAGTTTTACTTTCCTTTAGGTACTTTAAAGTTTTTCctgattaaaatgttaaattaatgGTCAACATTATTGACTACACTGATGGATTCCTTCTGTTGTGAACACAGCATGAACGTTACGGATGGTGTTAACGTGGCTTCGCTTATGTGGCCACACGAGGGCGCCACCCCCTTTCACTCCCGTCACTGGTGCAAAAGCCACCCTCAGCCTGCAGCAGGGAACCCTCTACCTTGGTGGACTCCGGGAACCCGCCCCACGTCCACTCCATGTGGGACTCGGATCTGAGCAGGCTCCCGGCGGGCTTCACTTCCAGCTCTGAGTCGCTCTTAGGACAGGCCACCGGCGGGTAGGGGCTGCAAACACAGGACAAAGAAACGCGatgatgttaaagctgagaaTTTCGGTCTTGCTGAGctgaacagaggaaaagaaatacagagaaaCAGAAGTCTGACCACGTCAATTTCACCTGCAGATACAAAATAGCTACTTTTTCCACTTGAgttctttaataataataaaaacaacaccAACTAGCATTTACTGTGGACTTGCTGGGTCCTCAATAATATAATTATCCCGCTTGATTCTCACCTGAAATCAATGAGAAAGGCAATTTTATAGGAGAGGAAATGCATGGAAAGATGGGTAAAGTTAACATAATACAGAAAGAAACCGGACTTGAGCACAGAGTGT contains these protein-coding regions:
- the LPIN2 gene encoding phosphatidate phosphatase LPIN2 isoform X4 is translated as MNYVGQLAGQVIVTVKELYKGINQATLSGCIDVVVVRQLDGSYQCSPFHVRFGKLGVLRSKEKVIDIEINGDAVDLHMKLGDNGEAFFVEETEEEYEKLPAYLATSPIPTEDQFFTDVDSPLVKPGGNERPSQSPDVAHILEAETVFTPSSVKKKKRRRKKCKQDSKKEEQAVSPPAEDATGVDLSSDDDKGAQSARRSSNASLKEEEHKEPLLFHSRDHYPLSDGDWSPLDNPYPPVACPKSDSELEVKPAGSLLRSESHMEWTWGGFPESTKVSKRERSEHHPRTAMITPSENTHFRVIPSEDSLLSEVEKDASVGETVCTIVKPKPRAPGKQHGGAALAAGPREPPAGLDARHLPPSPPFVEAPSEARPAAKVDSPSKKRGVHKRSQHQGPDDIYLDDLKALEPEVAALYFPKSESEPGSRQWPESDTLSGSQSPQSVGSAAADSGTECLSDSAMDLPDVTLSLCGGLSENGEISKEKFMEHIITYHEFAENPGLIDNPNLVIRIYNRYYSWALAAPMVLSLQVFQKSLPKATVESWVKDKMPKKSGRWWFWRKRESITKQLPEAKEGKAEAPPPSDRPSGAKEPASGRSAEDDSSSDEGSQELEESIKVDSAPTEPPSHSGTTSYKKSLRLSSDQIAKLNLQDGPNDVVFSITTQYQGTCRCAGTIYLWNWNDKVIISDIDGTITKSDALGQILPQLGKDWTHQGIAKLYHSINENGYKFLYCSARAIGMADMTRGYLHWVNDKGTILPRGPLMLSPSSLFSAFHREVIEKKPEKFKIECLTDIKNLFAPAQQPFYAAFGNRPNDVYAYRQVGVPDCRIFTVNPKGELIQERTKGNKSSSKNSIMTPQLHLPATTTSRGPASADLT
- the LPIN2 gene encoding phosphatidate phosphatase LPIN2 isoform X5; its protein translation is MNYVGQLAGQVIVTVKELYKGINQATLSGCIDVVVVRQLDGSYQCSPFHVRFGKLGVLRSKEKVIDIEINGDAVDLHMKLGDNGEAFFVEETEEEYEKLPAYLATSPIPTEDQFFTDVDSPLVKPGGNERPSQSPDVAHILEAETVFTPSSVKKKKRRRKKCKQDSKKEEQAVSPPAEDATGVDLSSDDDKGAQSARRSSNASLKEEEHKEPLLFHSRDHYPLSDGDWSPLDNPYPPVACPKSDSELEVKPAGSLLRSESHMEWTWGGFPESTKVSKRERSEHHPRTAMITPSENTHFRVIPSEDSLLSEVEKDASVGETVCTIVKPKPRAPGKQHGGAALAAGPREPPAGLDARHLPPSPPFVEAPSEARPAAKVDSPSKKRGVHKRSQHQGPDDIYLDDLKALEPEVAALYFPKSESEPGSRQWPESDTLSGSQSPQSVGSAAADSGTECLSDSAMDLPDVTLSLCGGLSENGEISKEKFMEHIITYHEFAENPGLIDNPNLVIRIYNRYYSWALAAPMVLSLQVFQKSLPKATVESWVKDKMPKKSGRWWFWRKRESITKQLPEAKEGKAEAPPPSDRPSGAKEPASGRSAEDDSSSDEGSQELEESIKVDSAPTEPPSHSGTTSYKKSLRLSSDQIAKLNLQDGPNDVVFSITTQYQGTCRCAGTIYLWNWNDKVIISDIDGTITKSDALGQILPQLGKDWTHQGIAKLYHSINENGYKFLYCSARAIGMADMTRGYLHWVNDKGTILPRGPLMLSPSSLFSAFHREVIEKKPEKFKIECLTDIKNLFAPAQQPFYAAFGNRPNDVYAYRQVGVPDCRIFTVNPKGELIQERTKGNKSSKNSIMTPQLHLPATTTSRGPASADLT
- the LPIN2 gene encoding phosphatidate phosphatase LPIN2 isoform X7, with protein sequence MKLGDNGEAFFVEETEEEYEKLPAYLATSPIPTEDQFFTDVDSPLVKPGGNERPSQSPDVAHILEAETVFTPSSVKKKKRRRKKCKQDSKKEEQAVSPPAEDATGVDLSSDDDKGAQSARRSSNASLKEEEHKEPLLFHSRDHYPLSDGDWSPLDNPYPPVACPKSDSELEVKPAGSLLRSESHMEWTWGGFPESTKVSKRERSEHHPRTAMITPSENTHFRVIPSEDSLLSEVEKDASVGETVCTIVKPKPRAPGKQHGGAALAAGPREPPAGLDARHLPPSPPFVEAPSEARPAAKVDSPSKKRGVHKRSQHQGPDDIYLDDLKALEPEVAALYFPKSESEPGSRQWPESDTLSGSQSPQSVGSAAADSGTECLSDSAMDLPDVTLSLCGGLSENGEISKEKFMEHIITYHEFAENPGLIDNPNLVIRIYNRYYSWALAAPMVLSLQVFQKSLPKATVESWVKDKMPKKSGRWWFWRKRESITKQLPEAKEGKAEAPPPSDRPSGAKEPASGRSAEDDSSSDEGSQELEESIKVDSAPTEPPSHSGTTSYKKSLRLSSDQIAKLNLQDGPNDVVFSITTQYQGTCRCAGTIYLWNWNDKVIISDIDGTITKSDALGQILPQLGKDWTHQGIAKLYHSINENGYKFLYCSARAIGMADMTRGYLHWVNDKGTILPRGPLMLSPSSLFSAFHREVIEKKPEKFKIECLTDIKNLFAPAQQPFYAAFGNRPNDVYAYRQVGVPDCRIFTVNPKGELIQERTKGNKSSEMPSVCLYTDLRRRAKKERWPLAALGGGQHLQEPPLGHSLCQWNAVAPSLFLSLLTASHPTVYLPRVEARAAVVFPSASPQGSGGMLEGPERAGSALHVRTTSAVL